AACTCAAATTTTAGAACGAATAAACGTGAGAATTGGATTGAAGGGAAAATTTTAGTAAAGGTGGTAAAAACTATGAGTAAAAATGGTGTAGAGAAAAAGGCTAAGAATAGCAGTGTGCTGATAGGAGCGGCGTTTATTATGGCGACATCTGCTATTGGGCCAGGATTTTTGGTGCAGACGGCTAAATTTACGAATGATGTGAAGGCAAATTTTGGGTTTGTAATATTGGTGTCTGTTTTGCTTGCGATGATTGTACAGCTGAATGTGTGGCGTGTCCTGTGTGTAAGTGAGTTACGTGGGCAAGATGTGGCAAATAGGCTGTTGCCGGGACTTGGGTATTTTGTAGCGTTTCTTGTGGCGTTAGGTGGACTTGTATTTAATATTGGAAATGTTGGTGGTGGTGCGTTAGGTTTTAATGCCTTGCTTGGTATTCCTAAAATGGCTGGATACTTTATTTCCGGCGGTGTTGCAATAGCGATATTTTTGTTGAAAAATGCAACGAAGGCTATGGATACACTTACAAAAGTGCTTGGTGGATGTATGATAATTGTAATATTTATCGTTATCTTAATTGTAAAACCACCTATAGGATTAGCTGTTAAAGATACTTTTTTACCAAGTGAAAGTATGAAAAATTTGATTCCTGCAATTTTGACGCTTCTTGGGGGAACTGTTGGAGGATATATTACTTTTTCAGGAGCACATAGACTGATTGATGCAAAAATTACAAAAGAGGAAAATCTGGATGAAATCAATAGAAGTTCAATTATGGGAATAGGAATTGCTACACTTGTGAGAATTCTTTTATTTTTAGCGGTGTTGGGAGTGGTAGTTAAAGGTATTGCTTTGGCGGCTGAAAATCCTGCGGCAGATGCTTTCCGTAAGGGAGCTGGAGAAATTGGGTATAGATTTTTTGGGTTAGTTCTGCTAAGTGCGGCAATTACTTCTATCGTTGGGGCGGCATACACGTCTGTATCTTTCTTGAAGACATTTAACAAAAATA
The nucleotide sequence above comes from Leptotrichia trevisanii DSM 22070. Encoded proteins:
- a CDS encoding NRAMP family divalent metal transporter, producing the protein MSKNGVEKKAKNSSVLIGAAFIMATSAIGPGFLVQTAKFTNDVKANFGFVILVSVLLAMIVQLNVWRVLCVSELRGQDVANRLLPGLGYFVAFLVALGGLVFNIGNVGGGALGFNALLGIPKMAGYFISGGVAIAIFLLKNATKAMDTLTKVLGGCMIIVIFIVILIVKPPIGLAVKDTFLPSESMKNLIPAILTLLGGTVGGYITFSGAHRLIDAKITKEENLDEINRSSIMGIGIATLVRILLFLAVLGVVVKGIALAAENPAADAFRKGAGEIGYRFFGLVLLSAAITSIVGAAYTSVSFLKTFNKNIEKHEKWVIIGFIVISTIIMAIAGNPATLLILAGSLNGLILPVTLGICLIASQKKSIMGESYKHPKVLLILGIIVVVITAYLGIVSLGSLTKLFS